The DNA segment AAGCGCGCCATCCCCACGCTCGCCCTGATCCCGCTCGCGATCCTGTGGCTGGGCATCGGCGAGGAGATGAAGGTCGCCGTGATCGCGGCCAGTGTGTTCGTTCCGATCTACCTCAACACGCACGCGGCGCTACGCGGCATCGACCTGCGGCACGTCGAACTGGCCCGCAGCGTCGGGCTCGGCCGCGCCGACTTCGTGCGCAGAGTCGCACTTCCGGGGGCGCTTCCCGGATTCTTCACCGGATTGCGCCTTTCGGTCACGATGTGCTGGACGGCGCTCGTGGTGCTGGAACAGATCAACGCCACGGAGGGGATCGGCTATCTCATGACCAAGGCGCGAGACTACGGACAGACCGACGTCATCGTCGTCGGTCTCGTCATCTACGCGGTCCTCGGCCTCGCCTCGGACTTCGCGGTACGGCTGATCGAGCGGAAAACACTGTCCTGGCGAAAGACGATCGGCTCATGAGCGCCTCCGCGGTGCACACCGAAGGGCTCACCCGGAGCTACGGCGGCAGGGTGGTGCTCGACGACGTCGACCTGCGTATCGCGCCAGGCGAGTTCGTGGCGCTCATCGGCCGCAGCGGCTCGGGCAAGAGCACCCTGTTGCGGGCATTGGCTCAGCTTGACGACTATGTGGACGGTTCGGGCACGGTTTCCGTGCCGGACAACCGGTCGGTGCTGTTCCAGGATTCGCGGCTGCTGCCCTGGGACAGGGTGCTCGACAACGTGACGATCGGCCTGCCCGGACCGGAGGCGAAAGCACGGGGAAAAGCGGCGCTGGCCGATGTCGGGCTCGCCGGAAGGGAACGGGCGTGGCCCAATGCCCTCTCCGGCGGCGAGCAGCAACGCGTCGCGCTGGCCAGATCGCTGGTGAGGGAACCGGATCTGCTGCTGGCCGACGAACCGTTCGGCGCGCTCGACGCACTGACCCGGCTGCGCATGCACGCGTTGTTGCTCGATCTGGTCGCCGCGCACCGGCCTGCCGTACTGCTCGTCACCCACGACGTCGACGAAGCGCTCGCCCTCGCGGACAGGGTGCTGGTGCTCGAAGCGGGCCGGGTCGTCCTCGACCACGCCGTCGGCCTTCCGCGTCCCCGGCGACACGGCGCACCGGAACTGGCGGGGGCACGCGAGGAACTGTTGCGTGGTCTCGGCGTCGACGTCTCGCCCGGCGAGCGGCCGGTC comes from the Prauserella marina genome and includes:
- a CDS encoding ABC transporter permease, which codes for MTRNLAPSAEDTSRTGRPPSPPPRGSSAPGRSRRLVPRPLKPIGLLFGPVVVLVVWEMAATVGWLSPRQLAAPSVAVRTATEMLFDGELLPHLGASAQRAYLALAIGIVVGLVLALVSGLSRIGEASIDGLVQIKRAIPTLALIPLAILWLGIGEEMKVAVIAASVFVPIYLNTHAALRGIDLRHVELARSVGLGRADFVRRVALPGALPGFFTGLRLSVTMCWTALVVLEQINATEGIGYLMTKARDYGQTDVIVVGLVIYAVLGLASDFAVRLIERKTLSWRKTIGS
- a CDS encoding ABC transporter ATP-binding protein — translated: MSASAVHTEGLTRSYGGRVVLDDVDLRIAPGEFVALIGRSGSGKSTLLRALAQLDDYVDGSGTVSVPDNRSVLFQDSRLLPWDRVLDNVTIGLPGPEAKARGKAALADVGLAGRERAWPNALSGGEQQRVALARSLVREPDLLLADEPFGALDALTRLRMHALLLDLVAAHRPAVLLVTHDVDEALALADRVLVLEAGRVVLDHAVGLPRPRRHGAPELAGAREELLRGLGVDVSPGERPVTA